A window from Opitutia bacterium ISCC 52 encodes these proteins:
- the dusB gene encoding tRNA dihydrouridine synthase DusB: MLPWFQDGKFPLYLAPMAGFTDIGFRTLCKEKGADVVVSEFVLADAILRGDYKVWNSIEFTEEQRPMGVQIFGSEADTMADAAKKIVDRLNPDFIDLNFGCPAKKVTCKNAGSSLLKDLPLLGEICQAVVRALPDCPVTAKIRMGWDSQTIVAIEAGKVIEDVGVQALAIHGRTKAQGYKGDANWDVIHQVAESISIPVIGNGSIGSKYDICKLREQYSISGLMVGRAALGNPWLFQELKYKVDDRVAPPEPSIEERWELVVRYSEIMKGHYSHLREDMLLGLMKGRMVTFVAGFPGARKLRNRMSRLKSWDELYALRDESLSTVELRA, from the coding sequence ATGCTTCCCTGGTTTCAGGACGGAAAGTTTCCGCTTTATTTGGCACCGATGGCCGGATTTACCGACATCGGCTTTCGTACCCTGTGCAAAGAGAAGGGAGCTGATGTGGTCGTTTCTGAGTTTGTGTTGGCCGATGCCATTCTACGTGGAGATTACAAAGTCTGGAACTCGATTGAGTTTACCGAAGAGCAACGACCCATGGGGGTGCAAATTTTCGGGTCTGAAGCGGACACGATGGCGGATGCAGCCAAGAAAATCGTGGATCGTTTAAATCCTGACTTTATCGATCTTAATTTTGGTTGTCCGGCCAAGAAGGTGACCTGCAAAAACGCCGGTTCATCCCTTCTGAAGGACCTACCCCTTTTGGGTGAGATTTGTCAGGCAGTTGTCCGAGCCCTTCCCGATTGTCCTGTGACTGCAAAAATCCGAATGGGTTGGGACAGCCAAACCATTGTCGCTATCGAAGCGGGCAAAGTTATTGAGGATGTAGGTGTCCAGGCTTTGGCGATTCATGGGAGAACCAAAGCACAAGGGTACAAAGGAGATGCGAACTGGGATGTGATCCATCAAGTTGCTGAATCCATTTCGATCCCGGTAATTGGAAATGGTTCAATTGGTTCCAAATATGATATTTGTAAGCTACGTGAACAGTACTCGATAAGTGGATTGATGGTTGGCCGAGCTGCCCTTGGTAATCCTTGGTTGTTTCAGGAGCTAAAATATAAAGTAGACGACCGGGTCGCTCCACCTGAGCCTTCAATTGAAGAACGCTGGGAATTAGTAGTTCGCTACTCGGAGATTATGAAGGGGCACTACAGTCATTTGCGTGAAGACATGTTGCTGGGGCTAATGAAAGGCCGGATGGTTACTTTTGTCGCCGGCTTTCCTGGAGCCCGTAAGTTGCGCAATCGGATGAGTCGCCTGAAGTCTTGGGACGAATTATACGCGTTGAGGGATGAGAGCTTGTCCACTGTCGAGCTGAGAGCTTAA
- the hrpA gene encoding ATP-dependent RNA helicase HrpA, whose product MDWKEQAAELERLLPECEVAVQWRVREQVERLLPPRNPKAVEKKLASFLADAKASSKRCSRLLDSLPDITFPDALPISQHREEIRRTIQENQVVVIAGETGSGKTTQLPKLCLDAGRGVKGKIACTQPRRIAALSVSQRVAEELKVPWGKEVGAKIRFTDKTGKDTRIKFLTDGMLLSEIHGDRHLLEYDTVIIDEAHERSLNIDFLLGYMNQLREERPDLKIIITSATIDTEAFSKAFGDAPIIEVSGRMFPVDLEYLPLEELLPGTSANYLDGAVAAVEQLIEEHNRGDILVFFPAEKDIRETRDVFMGRRWKHVEIFTLFGRLSSGDQQKVFSRSGNRKIILSTNIAETSLTIPGIRFVVDTGYVRLSRYSAGTRTQRLPIEAVSQSSANQRMGRCGRVENGICTRLYSEADFLKRPEYTQAEILRSNLAAVILKMLVFDLGDIETFPFIDPPSPRAIQSGYQLLVELGALKGRKKGVDGQASGADAKYELTPLGKKLAHLPVDPTVGRMILEAKEEGALEEVLIIAAGLSIQDPRERPEEKREQADLMHKKFRDDSSDFITLYNIWAAYHDETEKLTQNQLRKFCKSHFLSYLRMREWWDIHQQLLLVMKDLGEYRKSRKNVDYIAIHRSIVAGLLSNVCIKDMGNHYRAARNRKTMIFPGSALFDKKASREMRKKKAGEQARDVIEGNTPDWIVASEIVETGQVYARTVAGIDPAWLEKLGAHLIRHRYSDPRWDEKGERVVAKQRCILLGLEVDVKRVGYVKVDPAAATEIFIREGLMGESLRTQLKFREKNQALIERVEQKQARSRMTGFFGLDEALYQFYSERIKQMGSVADMHAWLKSHPEDDLLISEGELLGESGVEVDEAQFPQTIQTPEGERRLHYHYKPGEEKDGATLSLPLHAFDSFRPGALDWIVPGYLEEKVDALLRALPKDVRRKLFPIGEKASEIMQLLEPGDYSLSEALTVIVKEKYDVGIPSVVWDYSAIPDHLKVRLEVVNENDEAIASARSMDDISVEVKAKIKDAEKKHRKYEKDRDAWSVAQKKWGRKEVTEWDFGDLPERVEVSHLGGVPVYGYPGLGKGESDCEVQVFKSLAEADASTRQTLPKLLEKVLRYELAWLQKDLRDLKQLAPLCVTFVHQDTLLKHSYVHLCRHLYRSDQVLPLKQKGFEELVRRIRNELKGLVPQFSDLLKIIFKNRQLLTVEKRGYPGMFEDLAQLIPKDFLLKRPFLQLKEYPRYFEAMQIRRKRFINDPPKDAKRAEELNNYKQQYLEWLSSPDFPKAGLGLLNQLRWLLEEFRVSLFAQELGTPVSISPRKVEDQIDKIKRLINPNSLDIKPKSKPVIDLKEFKIGRDF is encoded by the coding sequence ATGGACTGGAAGGAACAGGCAGCGGAGTTGGAGCGGTTATTACCTGAATGCGAGGTAGCTGTTCAGTGGCGTGTGCGTGAACAGGTTGAGAGACTGTTGCCTCCCAGAAATCCAAAAGCTGTGGAAAAGAAATTGGCGAGCTTCTTAGCCGATGCTAAAGCGTCTTCCAAACGATGCTCCAGGCTTTTAGATTCACTCCCTGATATTACGTTTCCAGATGCATTGCCTATCTCTCAGCACCGGGAAGAGATCCGTCGAACGATTCAAGAGAATCAGGTCGTGGTCATCGCTGGTGAAACAGGATCCGGAAAAACCACTCAACTTCCGAAGCTATGTTTGGATGCAGGGCGTGGCGTTAAGGGTAAGATTGCCTGCACGCAGCCGAGAAGGATAGCGGCTTTGTCAGTATCCCAGCGCGTAGCGGAGGAACTGAAAGTTCCCTGGGGAAAAGAGGTCGGGGCCAAAATCCGATTTACGGACAAAACAGGAAAGGATACGCGCATCAAATTTCTGACGGATGGCATGCTTCTCTCGGAGATTCATGGAGATCGTCATTTGCTGGAGTATGACACGGTGATCATCGATGAGGCTCACGAGCGAAGCCTCAACATCGACTTCCTTCTGGGCTACATGAATCAGCTTAGGGAAGAGCGACCGGATCTGAAAATTATTATAACTTCCGCAACCATCGATACGGAGGCATTTTCAAAAGCCTTTGGCGATGCACCGATCATCGAAGTGTCTGGTCGTATGTTCCCAGTGGACCTGGAGTATCTGCCGCTGGAGGAATTGCTCCCTGGAACAAGTGCCAATTATTTAGATGGTGCGGTGGCTGCGGTGGAGCAGCTGATTGAGGAACACAATCGTGGGGATATTTTGGTTTTCTTTCCGGCAGAGAAGGATATCCGGGAAACACGAGATGTATTTATGGGGCGTCGATGGAAGCATGTAGAAATATTTACTCTATTTGGAAGACTGTCATCAGGCGATCAGCAGAAAGTATTTTCCAGGAGTGGTAACAGGAAGATTATCCTATCTACGAATATAGCGGAGACATCCCTCACGATACCTGGCATTCGTTTTGTAGTGGATACTGGATACGTGCGCTTAAGTCGGTACAGCGCCGGAACTCGAACGCAGCGATTGCCAATTGAAGCTGTCTCCCAAAGTAGCGCTAATCAACGGATGGGGCGATGCGGCCGTGTCGAGAACGGTATTTGTACTCGCTTGTATTCAGAAGCGGATTTCCTGAAACGACCTGAATATACACAAGCTGAAATACTGCGTTCCAATTTAGCGGCTGTTATTTTGAAGATGCTCGTCTTTGACTTAGGTGATATCGAAACCTTTCCGTTCATTGATCCTCCGAGTCCAAGAGCCATTCAATCCGGGTACCAGCTTCTGGTTGAGCTGGGGGCCTTGAAAGGTAGAAAAAAAGGTGTCGATGGTCAGGCTTCAGGAGCAGATGCCAAATATGAATTGACCCCTTTGGGTAAGAAGCTTGCGCACTTGCCGGTGGATCCCACGGTGGGTCGAATGATTCTGGAGGCTAAGGAGGAAGGAGCTTTAGAGGAAGTTCTGATCATTGCGGCTGGATTGAGTATTCAGGATCCACGTGAACGACCTGAAGAAAAACGCGAGCAGGCGGATCTGATGCATAAGAAGTTCAGGGATGACTCCTCGGACTTTATTACGCTCTACAATATCTGGGCCGCCTATCACGACGAAACGGAGAAGCTGACGCAAAACCAACTGAGGAAGTTTTGTAAAAGTCATTTTCTCTCATACCTACGTATGCGCGAGTGGTGGGACATTCATCAGCAATTGCTTTTGGTGATGAAAGACTTGGGTGAATATCGAAAGAGTCGAAAGAATGTGGATTACATCGCGATTCACCGATCGATTGTTGCCGGGTTGCTCAGCAATGTGTGCATCAAAGATATGGGCAACCACTATCGGGCTGCCCGCAATCGCAAGACGATGATCTTTCCCGGTTCGGCCTTGTTTGATAAAAAAGCCAGCCGAGAAATGCGCAAGAAGAAGGCCGGCGAGCAAGCGCGCGATGTGATTGAAGGGAATACGCCGGACTGGATCGTGGCTTCGGAAATCGTAGAAACCGGCCAAGTCTATGCTCGAACCGTTGCGGGCATCGATCCAGCTTGGTTGGAGAAACTGGGAGCGCATTTGATCCGACACCGGTACTCAGATCCACGGTGGGATGAAAAGGGTGAACGTGTGGTGGCAAAACAACGGTGCATTTTGTTGGGTTTGGAAGTGGATGTGAAGCGAGTGGGCTACGTAAAGGTGGATCCGGCCGCGGCGACAGAGATCTTTATTCGTGAAGGCCTGATGGGTGAGAGTTTAAGAACTCAGCTTAAGTTTCGTGAGAAGAATCAGGCCTTGATTGAACGTGTGGAACAAAAACAGGCACGATCGAGGATGACGGGATTTTTCGGACTCGATGAGGCTTTGTATCAATTCTACAGCGAGCGTATCAAACAAATGGGTTCGGTGGCCGACATGCATGCCTGGTTGAAGTCCCATCCTGAAGATGATCTGTTAATCTCTGAGGGAGAATTACTGGGTGAATCGGGAGTCGAAGTTGATGAAGCACAGTTTCCTCAAACCATTCAAACGCCCGAAGGTGAACGTAGACTTCACTACCATTACAAACCGGGAGAGGAAAAGGATGGTGCTACACTGAGTCTGCCATTGCATGCTTTCGATTCTTTCCGGCCGGGTGCTCTTGATTGGATTGTTCCAGGTTATCTGGAAGAGAAGGTGGATGCTTTGCTCCGAGCTTTGCCGAAGGATGTCAGACGGAAGCTTTTCCCTATTGGTGAAAAGGCCAGTGAGATCATGCAGCTTCTTGAACCTGGAGATTATTCTCTTAGTGAGGCGCTGACAGTCATCGTTAAGGAAAAGTATGATGTGGGTATCCCTTCGGTTGTTTGGGATTATTCGGCGATTCCCGATCATTTGAAAGTTCGCTTGGAAGTCGTGAATGAAAATGACGAGGCCATTGCGAGTGCTCGATCGATGGATGACATTTCGGTAGAAGTTAAAGCCAAAATCAAAGATGCTGAGAAGAAGCACCGGAAATATGAAAAAGATCGGGATGCCTGGTCGGTCGCTCAAAAGAAATGGGGACGAAAAGAGGTCACGGAATGGGATTTTGGAGATTTACCGGAACGGGTTGAGGTGAGTCATTTGGGTGGAGTACCCGTTTATGGATACCCTGGCCTTGGAAAGGGTGAAAGCGACTGTGAGGTTCAGGTTTTTAAATCCCTGGCTGAAGCCGATGCATCAACCAGGCAGACTTTACCGAAGCTTCTCGAAAAGGTCCTCCGTTATGAGCTAGCCTGGTTGCAAAAGGATTTAAGGGATTTGAAGCAATTGGCTCCCTTGTGCGTTACCTTTGTTCATCAGGATACGTTGCTGAAGCATAGCTATGTTCACCTGTGCCGTCATCTCTATCGATCTGACCAAGTGTTGCCGCTTAAGCAGAAAGGATTCGAAGAACTGGTGCGACGAATTCGAAATGAGCTAAAAGGCCTTGTTCCTCAATTTAGTGATTTGCTTAAAATCATTTTTAAGAACCGACAGTTACTTACTGTCGAGAAACGAGGTTATCCTGGAATGTTTGAAGACTTAGCGCAATTAATTCCCAAGGACTTCTTACTGAAAAGACCCTTCCTCCAACTTAAGGAATATCCTCGCTACTTCGAGGCTATGCAAATCCGTCGCAAGCGGTTCATTAACGATCCTCCCAAAGATGCTAAACGTGCGGAGGAATTAAATAACTATAAGCAGCAGTATCTGGAGTGGTTGAGTAGTCCCGATTTCCCCAAAGCTGGCCTGGGCTTACTTAATCAACTCAGGTGGTTGTTGGAGGAGTTTCGTGTGAGCCTCTTTGCTCAGGAATTGGGAACTCCCGTTTCAATCTCGCCCAGGAAAGTGGAAGATCAAATCGATAAGATAAAGCGATTGATTAATCCCAACTCATTGGATATCAAACCGAAGTCGAAACCGGTTATCGATTTAAAAGAGTTTAAGATTGGTCGGGATTTTTAA
- a CDS encoding DUF481 domain-containing protein: MEKDDIELLDLRATAAFGIGKHVIRKDDQKLEFRGGLAYRYENFNDGSKVESPGIDLALIHYKELNWGTLNNLLTYNPSFEDFGNFRVYHETSLDLPVGTSEFWKLRIGVNNDYNSEPVPGLDEMDTTYYARLLLTWR; this comes from the coding sequence ATGGAAAAAGATGATATTGAATTGTTGGATCTCCGAGCGACTGCCGCGTTTGGTATCGGTAAACATGTGATTCGAAAAGACGACCAGAAGCTGGAGTTTCGCGGTGGTCTCGCCTATCGCTATGAGAACTTTAACGATGGATCTAAGGTGGAGTCGCCAGGTATTGATTTAGCCCTCATTCATTACAAGGAACTCAATTGGGGAACGCTTAATAATCTTCTGACCTACAATCCATCCTTTGAAGACTTTGGGAATTTCAGAGTCTATCATGAAACGTCACTGGATTTGCCAGTTGGAACGAGTGAGTTTTGGAAGCTACGTATTGGTGTCAACAACGATTATAATTCTGAGCCAGTCCCTGGCTTGGATGAAATGGATACCACCTACTATGCTCGGTTGCTGCTGACCTGGCGCTAA
- a CDS encoding mechanosensitive ion channel: MDIDTVVNWLQTDGLDLLIKLVVAIVIFVIGKWIARKITNLVNKAMGKANMDETLVSFLGNGVYMVLMVCVVLAALDYLGVKTTGFVAILGAAGLAVGLALQGSLANFASGVLIIMFRPFKKGDAVDGGGVFGIVEEITILTTVMRTPDNKVIIVPNSQIMGGAITNFSTKPTRRVDLVIGCGYDDDLKKVRSVLESILNDDERVLKDPSYTIGLSEIGDSSVNFVVRPWVNAADYWDVYFDVQEEVFNRFGEEGISIPYPQTDVHLFPAPSNDGDQAAS; this comes from the coding sequence ATGGATATCGATACAGTTGTAAACTGGCTTCAAACAGACGGCCTAGATTTATTAATCAAACTAGTAGTAGCGATCGTCATTTTCGTAATTGGAAAATGGATAGCTCGCAAAATCACTAATCTAGTCAATAAGGCCATGGGGAAAGCCAACATGGACGAAACACTAGTTTCGTTCCTAGGAAACGGCGTCTACATGGTCCTGATGGTCTGTGTCGTTTTGGCAGCCTTGGACTACCTGGGTGTAAAAACGACAGGCTTCGTAGCCATTCTTGGTGCCGCCGGCTTAGCTGTTGGTTTGGCTCTACAAGGCTCTCTGGCAAACTTTGCCTCAGGCGTGCTCATCATCATGTTCCGTCCCTTCAAAAAGGGTGATGCGGTTGATGGCGGTGGAGTTTTTGGAATCGTAGAGGAAATCACGATTCTGACGACCGTAATGCGCACACCAGACAACAAGGTCATTATTGTTCCGAATTCTCAAATCATGGGTGGAGCAATCACCAATTTCTCAACCAAACCTACGCGTCGCGTAGATCTGGTCATCGGATGTGGTTATGACGACGACTTAAAGAAAGTCCGTAGCGTTCTTGAAAGCATTCTCAACGATGACGAGCGAGTTCTCAAAGACCCATCTTACACCATCGGCTTATCCGAAATCGGTGACAGCAGTGTTAATTTCGTGGTTCGCCCTTGGGTAAATGCCGCTGATTACTGGGACGTTTATTTTGATGTGCAAGAGGAAGTATTTAATCGTTTTGGTGAAGAAGGAATTTCCATTCCTTATCCTCAAACAGACGTACACTTGTTCCCTGCGCCTTCGAACGACGGCGATCAGGCAGCCTCTTAA
- a CDS encoding (2Fe-2S)-binding protein: MATIQIQVNGTNREIDDIDPTTPLLWALRDHLGMVGTKFGCGKGLCGACTVHLNGTAIRSCSTPVSAVEGHMITTIEGLAKDEDTLHPVQEAWMEHDVPQCGYCQAGQMMNASALLAINPKPSDKDIDNAMAGNICRCGTYKRIRKAIHTAAENGGAR, encoded by the coding sequence ATGGCAACCATACAAATTCAGGTTAACGGGACAAATCGAGAAATCGATGACATCGATCCCACGACTCCCCTACTCTGGGCACTGCGCGACCATCTCGGCATGGTCGGCACTAAATTCGGCTGCGGCAAGGGCCTCTGTGGTGCTTGTACCGTCCACTTAAACGGGACAGCCATCCGATCCTGCAGCACGCCAGTGTCGGCAGTTGAAGGCCATATGATTACAACCATTGAAGGCTTAGCCAAGGACGAGGACACCTTGCATCCGGTTCAGGAAGCCTGGATGGAACACGACGTCCCTCAATGTGGCTACTGCCAGGCAGGACAGATGATGAATGCATCCGCGCTCCTCGCCATCAATCCAAAGCCTTCGGATAAGGATATCGATAATGCGATGGCAGGAAACATTTGCCGCTGCGGGACATACAAACGGATCCGCAAAGCCATCCACACCGCAGCTGAGAATGGAGGTGCACGATGA
- a CDS encoding XdhC family protein, with the protein MHEIWSQLKLWIEAEQAFALATVVSARNPSPRGIGSVLAISADGKHFIGSVSAGCIETEVIEMAVSCVADGKTRWAEFGPSQGFPWEVAFSCGGRIGVRVERFTYETKLVASLVALHEAHGTGVWLSGDGKQALLLEDGTITGDESDWDEFTLQKAREVMINEGHTYEIGEGDSKILLRLIAQPYRLFIIGAGHISLSLVHFAKALNYQTIVIDPRESFAQEERFETKPDHLIQKWPEVALKEIRFTPFDSTVMLAHDPKIDDQALEIALKSDCSYVGALGSRTSHGARLKRLSAKGFDAAELERIHGPVGLDIGSTTPAEIAVSIVAEMVQLKNKQSFKNQVEDTAKG; encoded by the coding sequence ATGCACGAAATTTGGTCACAGCTCAAATTATGGATCGAAGCCGAACAAGCTTTTGCCTTGGCTACGGTGGTGAGTGCCCGCAATCCCTCCCCGAGGGGAATTGGATCAGTCTTGGCTATCTCTGCAGATGGGAAACACTTTATTGGATCTGTCAGTGCCGGTTGTATTGAGACGGAAGTCATCGAAATGGCTGTCTCATGCGTGGCGGACGGAAAGACCCGTTGGGCTGAGTTTGGCCCGAGCCAGGGATTTCCCTGGGAAGTGGCATTTTCGTGTGGCGGCAGGATTGGGGTTCGCGTGGAACGCTTTACTTATGAAACCAAGCTAGTGGCTTCACTGGTTGCGTTGCATGAAGCGCATGGAACTGGCGTATGGTTGTCGGGTGATGGCAAGCAGGCATTGCTACTGGAAGACGGAACAATAACGGGTGATGAAAGTGACTGGGATGAGTTCACGTTGCAAAAGGCGCGAGAGGTCATGATTAACGAAGGCCACACGTATGAAATTGGGGAAGGTGATTCAAAGATACTCCTGCGATTAATAGCCCAACCCTATCGATTGTTCATTATCGGAGCCGGTCATATTTCCCTTAGCCTGGTTCATTTCGCGAAAGCGCTAAACTACCAGACCATCGTCATCGATCCTCGGGAAAGCTTTGCTCAGGAAGAACGCTTCGAAACAAAGCCCGATCATTTGATTCAGAAATGGCCGGAGGTCGCTTTGAAGGAAATTAGATTCACTCCCTTCGATAGCACGGTGATGCTGGCTCATGATCCGAAGATTGATGATCAAGCTCTGGAGATTGCTTTAAAGAGTGACTGTTCTTACGTGGGTGCCTTGGGAAGTCGCACAAGTCACGGAGCTCGTTTGAAGCGATTGTCTGCCAAAGGATTTGATGCGGCTGAGCTGGAACGGATTCATGGACCGGTCGGTCTTGATATTGGAAGTACTACCCCTGCCGAGATTGCTGTGAGTATTGTAGCTGAAATGGTGCAGCTTAAAAATAAGCAGAGTTTCAAAAATCAGGTTGAAGATACCGCAAAAGGATGA
- a CDS encoding DMT family transporter, with amino-acid sequence MPFWGETWSLMCALFWASATILFRVAVRGIPAIELALFKNSFATILFFLTWLAFPDLDAQGELSSSDIFILIISGMLGIAVGDTLFLYSLKILGAGRNAILACLFSPFVILLSLLFLEEKIGVLQLVGILIILVGILLAIYQKPQHAISKDQLIRGTLIGIAAVFFMAVGMVSTKPILTDASPITVSCIRLLGGTTGIFLFTVFSGRVFHSIQIFKGHLPWKVMLIGAFVGSYLALFAWIVGFKYTSVSVASILNQTSVFFTLILAAFFLKERLSPLKVAGATLGFFGVLLIILNA; translated from the coding sequence ATGCCATTTTGGGGAGAAACCTGGTCATTGATGTGCGCGCTTTTTTGGGCCAGCGCCACCATCTTGTTTCGTGTCGCAGTACGCGGCATACCAGCGATTGAATTGGCCCTCTTTAAGAACTCGTTCGCGACGATTCTCTTTTTCCTGACTTGGTTGGCTTTCCCAGACCTCGATGCACAGGGAGAGCTTTCAAGCAGTGATATCTTCATCCTTATAATATCCGGAATGCTGGGAATAGCGGTTGGAGACACACTTTTTCTCTACTCATTAAAGATTCTGGGCGCAGGGCGGAACGCAATCCTGGCCTGTCTTTTCAGTCCCTTTGTCATCCTACTCTCCCTACTGTTTCTAGAGGAAAAAATTGGAGTTCTTCAACTTGTCGGAATCCTCATCATACTCGTAGGTATCCTTCTGGCTATCTATCAGAAGCCACAGCATGCGATTTCTAAAGACCAGTTGATCAGAGGCACTCTCATCGGCATTGCTGCGGTGTTCTTCATGGCAGTGGGGATGGTATCAACCAAACCGATCCTTACCGATGCATCTCCAATCACGGTATCCTGTATTCGCTTACTCGGAGGAACCACCGGAATATTTCTATTCACGGTTTTTTCAGGACGTGTCTTTCACTCAATCCAAATCTTCAAAGGTCATCTTCCATGGAAGGTGATGCTCATCGGAGCCTTTGTGGGATCCTACTTGGCACTCTTCGCCTGGATTGTAGGATTTAAATATACTTCTGTTTCAGTCGCCTCGATTCTCAATCAAACATCCGTCTTTTTTACACTTATCCTGGCAGCCTTCTTCCTCAAAGAGCGACTTAGCCCATTAAAAGTAGCCGGAGCCACTCTGGGCTTTTTCGGCGTCCTGCTCATCATCTTAAATGCCTGA
- a CDS encoding DUF481 domain-containing protein: protein MKQPISLGTFVPATLLVSLILLFVSPLVFAGKIETKDGSVINGKILSIEGGVIKVETSYAGELSIKKSEVAVFSSDETINVSTDGGNTFKGTVSGEGDAIKIAAQGGTFETSVGNVTAAWQPGEDSPKEKALKAEIAANERKWKFDVSADISGKSGNSDRSAVGVGATAVLEGKQDRLMFYGSIDNAEENDNTTADEIKGGIDYSSFFLDSLS from the coding sequence ATGAAACAACCTATATCTTTAGGGACGTTTGTACCTGCAACGCTCTTGGTGAGCTTAATTTTACTCTTTGTTTCTCCGCTCGTTTTTGCTGGGAAAATTGAAACCAAAGACGGATCCGTTATCAACGGGAAGATTCTTTCGATTGAGGGTGGAGTTATCAAAGTTGAAACCTCCTATGCCGGAGAGCTTTCCATTAAGAAGTCTGAAGTGGCCGTGTTTTCTTCTGATGAAACGATCAATGTGTCTACAGATGGCGGCAATACCTTCAAGGGAACTGTATCCGGGGAAGGTGATGCCATCAAGATCGCTGCACAAGGTGGTACGTTTGAAACATCCGTTGGCAATGTAACTGCAGCCTGGCAACCTGGCGAAGATAGCCCGAAGGAAAAAGCATTGAAGGCCGAGATCGCAGCCAACGAGAGAAAGTGGAAGTTTGACGTGAGCGCGGACATCAGCGGAAAGTCTGGAAACTCTGATCGTTCAGCGGTAGGTGTTGGAGCCACTGCAGTACTTGAGGGTAAGCAAGACCGACTGATGTTTTATGGATCCATCGATAACGCTGAAGAAAATGATAACACCACGGCTGATGAGATTAAAGGTGGAATCGATTACTCGTCATTCTTCTTGGACAGCCTCTCTTAG
- a CDS encoding NUDIX domain-containing protein: protein MPESKELPYCPHCGAKTFHAGSFKPWHCTSCNFKLYPNIASAAGVFIRDTQGRILMTERAHEPSLGKLGLPGRFLERNETAEEGLIREVKEEVGIPIEKLKYLCSSPNRYAFGGITYDTLDLFYTATTSATETIIDPEEVAAVHWMHPKDIKPEDLAFQLFLQAFESLKKWLGEESVT, encoded by the coding sequence ATGCCTGAATCTAAAGAGCTCCCCTACTGCCCTCACTGCGGGGCCAAAACGTTCCATGCCGGATCCTTCAAGCCCTGGCATTGTACCTCCTGTAACTTTAAGCTCTACCCCAACATCGCGTCTGCGGCTGGGGTTTTCATTCGTGATACCCAAGGGAGAATACTCATGACGGAACGAGCACACGAACCCAGTTTGGGAAAGCTAGGACTACCGGGTAGATTTTTAGAGCGAAATGAAACGGCTGAGGAAGGCCTGATCCGGGAAGTCAAAGAGGAAGTAGGCATCCCCATTGAGAAACTCAAATACCTCTGTAGCTCTCCGAACCGATACGCATTTGGCGGAATCACCTACGACACCTTGGATCTTTTCTACACAGCGACTACTTCAGCAACCGAGACCATCATCGATCCCGAGGAAGTTGCGGCGGTTCATTGGATGCACCCCAAAGATATCAAACCAGAAGACCTGGCTTTCCAATTATTCCTCCAAGCCTTTGAGAGTCTCAAAAAGTGGCTTGGAGAAGAATCAGTAACTTGA
- a CDS encoding nucleotidyltransferase family protein, which yields MTEDAGSICAIILAAGESKRYGPENKLLVELDGVAVLERVVRCILHSGVSKICVVTGGDHEAVVSLLSNYEIDCVNNPNWKSGMGTSLAKGVQGIDPRDFTGIMVCLGDLPYLELGSVKRVLARFCELNRSRVALPVYNGRRGHPVVFPISYMDSLAKLECDEGARSIIQQASEYLELVTVDSGGVVRDLDLPDDLVNAES from the coding sequence ATGACCGAAGACGCTGGATCCATTTGCGCCATCATTCTCGCTGCTGGGGAATCTAAGCGTTATGGCCCCGAAAATAAGCTGTTGGTTGAGTTGGATGGAGTTGCTGTATTGGAACGGGTTGTTCGATGTATCCTACACAGTGGTGTTTCGAAGATTTGTGTAGTGACCGGCGGAGATCACGAAGCTGTGGTTTCATTGCTCTCAAATTACGAGATCGATTGCGTGAATAATCCTAATTGGAAATCTGGGATGGGTACTTCACTGGCAAAAGGCGTCCAGGGAATCGATCCACGGGATTTCACGGGGATCATGGTTTGTCTGGGTGACTTGCCTTACCTGGAGCTTGGATCTGTGAAGCGAGTTTTAGCACGATTTTGCGAACTGAATCGTAGTCGAGTTGCCCTACCTGTTTATAATGGCAGGCGAGGACATCCGGTTGTGTTTCCAATTTCATATATGGATTCATTAGCCAAGCTGGAATGTGATGAGGGAGCCCGATCGATTATCCAGCAAGCGAGTGAGTATTTAGAATTAGTGACGGTTGATTCTGGTGGTGTTGTTCGAGATTTAGATTTGCCAGATGATCTGGTAAATGCTGAGAGCTGA